From a region of the Helianthus annuus cultivar XRQ/B chromosome 5, HanXRQr2.0-SUNRISE, whole genome shotgun sequence genome:
- the LOC110943473 gene encoding uncharacterized protein LOC110943473 translates to MADMYLSAQILHQIFLRLPTKVTKPLVQLKCLSKLWMRQISDPNFMNLRSRPMIFLPSFPFQAIDNTGAPLMIELSDPLINPERYRDITVAGSFKGILVLVLKYDNPIIDHILFEDDTVLYNPFLGEFKELPHSRKFDPYNNYVYGFGYGTTADDLKIVRLKDNCCGRFKSCEVDSKSLRTVHFRTPLILALDIKKMVFSEIKIPDRRSLIGLGTYKGRLCMLCSQVNVEGYELRVMNEHGFGKSWNTVLSFKSRFSMLISYASCVVRMCILDDGKLLMWQLS, encoded by the exons ATGGCGGATATGTATCTATCTGCACAGATTCTTCACCAAATATTTCTTCGATTGCCTACAAAAGTAACAAAACCCTTGGTGCAGTTAAAATGTTTATCAAAGCTATGGATGCGACAGATATCGGATCCTAACTTTATGAATTTGAGATCACGACCGATGATCTTTCTCCCCAGCTTTCCATTTCAAGCCATAGACAACACAGGCGCTCCATTGATGATCGAGCTTTCCGATCCTTTAATTAACCCTGAAAGGTATAGAGATATCACTGTTGCAGGGTCATTCAAGGGGATACTAGTTTTAGTCCTAAAGTATGATAACCCGATCATCGATCACattttgtttgaggatgatacagTTCTTTACAACCCTTTCTTGGGAGAGTTCAAGGAACTTCCTCATTCACGAAAATTTGATCCATATAACAACTATGTGTATGGATTTGGCTATGGCACAACCGCAGATGACTTAAAGATTGTTAGATTAAAAGATAATTGCTGTGGTCGTTTTAAATCATGTGAGGTTGATTCTAAATCCT TGAGAACGGTGCATTTCCGAACTCCATTGATCCTAGCTCTTGATATCAAGAAGATGGTATTTTCAGAGATAAAAATTCCAGATAGACGTAGCCTCATAGGTTTGGGTACATACAAAGGCCGCCTTTGCATGCTTTGCTCTCAAGTTAATGTGGAAGGGTACGAGTTAAGGGTGATGAACGAACATGGTTTTGGGAAATCATGGAATACAGTGCTTTCGTTCAAATCACGGTTCTCAATGCTAATTTCATATGCATCTTGTGTAGTGAGGATGTGTATCTTGGATGACGGGAAACTGCTTATGTGGCAGCTGTCTTAA